A genomic window from Punica granatum isolate Tunisia-2019 chromosome 2, ASM765513v2, whole genome shotgun sequence includes:
- the LOC116196347 gene encoding 28 kDa ribonucleoprotein, chloroplastic-like, whose protein sequence is MSLAASPFMKSLKLCAASSSPGSRIYCPIVSLPYKPNKVSPFSLPTSWVPLKVRPLSVPLVAQTSDWAQQEDKEESEAFVASFEGGEESPAEEEGSGEGEYYQEPPEEAKLFVGNLPYDVDSERLAQVFNQAGVVEIAEVIYNRETDQSRGFGFITMSTIEEAEKAVDMFHRYDLNGRLLTVNKAAPRGSQPVRTRAVEPSLRVYVGNLPWQVDDARLEQVFSEHGKVISARVVMDRESGRSRGFGFVTMSSETEVNDAIAALDGQSLDGRAIRVNIAETRPRRGSFSE, encoded by the exons ATGTCTCTCGCAGCTTCTCCGTTCATGAAGTCCCTGAAGCTCTGCGCAGCCTCTTCCTCCCCCGGCTCAAGAATCTACTGCCCGATTGTCTCCCTGCCCTACAAACCCAACAAGGTCTCACCTTTCTCACTCCCAACCTCATGGGTCCCCTTGAAGGTGAGACCTTTGTCGGTCCCTCTCGTGGCTCAGACATCGGACTGGGCCCAGCAGGAAGACAAGGAGGAATCTGAAGCTTTTGTAGCTTCCTTTGAAGGCGGCGAGGAGAGCCCTGCAGAAGAGGAAGGGAGCGGGGAGGGTGAGTACTACCAGGAGCCGCCTGAGGAAGCTAAGCTCTTTGTGGGTAATTTGCCGTACGATGTCGACAGTGAGAGATTGGCTCAGGTTTTTAACCAGGCCGGAGTCGTCGAGATTGCTGAG GTAATATACAACAGAGAAACGGATCAAAGTAGAGGGTTCGGGTTCATCACTATGAGTACCATTGAAGAGGCTGAAAAGGCCGTGGACATGTTCCATCGTTAT GATCTTAACGGGAGGCTTTTAACAGTAAACAAGGCGGCTCCAAGAGGTTCACAACCCGTTCGGACTCGTGCTGTGGAACCATCATTAAGAGTCTACGTGGGCAACCTACCATGGCAAGTGGATGATGCTCGGCTGGAGCAGGTATTCAGTGAACATGGGAAGGTGATAAGTGCGAGGGTAGTCATGGATAGAGAATCGGGCCGGTCACGTGGATTCGGGTTTGTCACCATGTCTTCTGAGACAGAAGTGAATGATGCCATTGC